In Eubalaena glacialis isolate mEubGla1 chromosome 12, mEubGla1.1.hap2.+ XY, whole genome shotgun sequence, a single window of DNA contains:
- the STX11 gene encoding syntaxin-11 isoform X2 yields MKDRLVEFVELTKRYEQQFPDKDNEFDSPPEDIVFETDHILESLYRDIQDLQEENQQLIADVKRLGKQNTRFLTSMRRLSSIKRDTNSIAKDIKARGESIHRKLSAMKALSEDAEAQHGAHSAVARIARAQYSALTRPFQAAMHEYNQAEMKQRENCKIRIQRQLEIMGKDVSGDQIEDMFEQGKWDVFSENLLADVKGARAALNEIESRHREMLRLESRIRDLHDLFLQMAMLVEQQADTLDVIEFNVQKTLDYTGQAKVQVRKAVQYTKKNPCRTVCCSCCPCFD; encoded by the coding sequence ATGAAGGACCGGCTAGTAGAATTTGTGGAGTTAACCAAGCGGTATGAACAGCAGTTCCCAGACAAGGACAATGAATTTGACTCGCCCCCCGAGGATATCGTGTTCGAGACGGACCACATCCTGGAATCCTTGTACCGAGACATTCAGGACCTTCAGGAGGAAAACCAGCAGCTGATTGCCGACGTGAAGCGGCTGGGAAAGCAGAACACCCGCTTCCTCACGTCCATGCGGCGCCTCAGCAGCATCAAGCGCGACACCAACTCGATTGCCAAGGACATCAAGGCCCGGGGCGAGAGCATCCACCGCAAGCTGAGCGCCATGAAGGCGCTGAGCGAGGACGCCGAGGCCCAGCACGGcgcgcactcggccgtggcgcgCATCGCGCGCGCACAGTACAGCGCTCTCACCCGCCCCTTCCAGGCCGCCATGCACGAGTACAACCAGGCCGAGATGAAGCAGCGCGAAAACTGCAAGATCCGCATCCAGCGCCAGCTGGAGATCATGGGCAAGGACGTGTCGGGCGACCAGATCGAGGACATGTTCGAACAAGGCAAGTGGGACGTGTTCTCTGAGAACCTGCTGGCTGACGTGAAGGGCGCGCGGGCGGCCCTCAACGAGATCGAGAGCCGCCACCGCGAGATGCTGCGGCTGGAGAGCCGCATCCGCGACCTGCACGACCTCTTCCTGCAGATGGCCATGCTGGTGGAGCAGCAGGCGGACACCCTGGACGTCATCGAGTTCAACGTGCAGAAGACCCTCGACTACACCGGCCAGGCCAAGGTGCAGGTGCGCAAGGCCGTGCAGTACACGAAGAAGAATCCCTGCCGGACCGTCTGCTGCTCCTGCTGCCCCTGCTTCGACTAG